Part of the Spinacia oleracea cultivar Varoflay chromosome 5, BTI_SOV_V1, whole genome shotgun sequence genome, AATAAACATTCATTATGCTTTCAGGGAAGATCTGGCTCGTATATATGCTGCGGAAATCGTTTCTGCAGTGTCTCACCTCCACGCGAATGGTATAATGCACAGGGATCTGAAGCCCGAAAATATCCTACTTGATGCAGAGGGCCATGTATATTTCCTCTTACAGCTTCCTTTTCTTAAAACACAGTTGCTATTCTTCaagtttttttgattttttgttttgGTCTTACTATCTGTATGTTGTAGGTTATGTTAACTGATTTTGGTCTTGCTAAAGAACTGGAAGAGAATGGGAGGTCAAACTCTTTGTGTGGGACAGTGGAATATATGGCACCTGAAATTGTTCTGGCAAAGGGCCACGACAAGGCTGCGGACTGGTGGAGTGTAGGTGTCTTGATATTTGAGATGCTTACTGGGCAGGTATATGGCTGTGAAGACCTAAGAATCTATAATTTCATAGCTGTGGATTTTCTTCTTGCATTTAGTGAAGCAGATACACATATGAaacttaaaatttcaaaatcatcCACATCTATGAAGCTCTTTGCTTGTTAAAAAGAAACAGTTGAGTATCCAACTCATGATAGTTAGAACCCTTGGAAGTTTAGAATATCTCTTTGAATGGATTATTCATATGTTGTGACAGTTTATGATTAGATTTGGCAGGGGAGGAAGAGGGAGGGGGAATTATGAAGGCAGACTACTGCTGCCGACCTTTAATTTCATGACCTTAAACCATTTGCGGAGAATATATGCTTCCTCAGGTTGATTGCTCAGAAACCAAAATGGATACTGGaatctttgtacttgtattaaaATTATATGAAATGGGTTGCATTCCGGTATTACAAAGGAGATAGTAGCAGTTGCTCTAGTTATACTGCTGTTAGCATCTTTATGCATTTAGTTTTACGTATTCAAATTGCGTGTTTAATCCTTAAGCCCCAAGTGTGAAATCTTTTACCTACATCTTATAGATGATATATTGTCGGTTGTGCAGCCTCCTTTCTTTGGTGGTAACAGGGACAAGATCCAGAAAAAGATCATAAAAGATAAGATCAAGCTACCAGCTTTCTTAACTAGTGAAGCGCATTCTCTGCTGAAAGGGGTAATTATCTTTGTTGTGTTTTAATTTTGTGTTTAATTTGGAGGCTGATTTTCCTTTCCTCTTTCCTGTTTGAGTTAGTTGTAGGCTGATTTTCCTTGTTTTACAGCTGTTACAAAAAGAGCCAAGCAGGCGTCTGGGTAGTGGAGCAACGGCAAGCGAGGAAATAAAGCTCCATAAGTGGTTTAAGCCAATTGTTTGGAAGAAACTAGAAGCAAGGCAAGTTCAACCAAGCTTCCGCCCAGAAGTTGCCGGAAAGCTATGCACTGTCAACTTTGATAAGCGCTGGACCGACATGCCTGTTGTTATTTCTCCTGCTGCCAGTCCCAATGGCAATGGGAATCTCCTCTTCAAGGATTTCACATATGTAAGACCAGCTTCGAGTTTTCTTCAGAAGATGAGTCCCCTGAATGAGCGTGTTTGATCCCCAGCTTCCTAGTGTTATGAAAGTCTATATCTCCCGCCCGATGCATCAATTTAAGCCCTTTGGGCAATATGTATTCTCCACTTTGTGTACTTGTATCCGAAACAATTCTAACTTTCCCATTCTGAAATTCTGTGGAAACCTAATACAAGGTTGTgcaattattattatatattaccTCTGTTTAGTATTAGgttgtttttctttgttttaagACCTTAAACCATGGATTAACAAGAAGAAAATCGACAGAGACCAACAGGAACAAGACCTGTAATCTCCTTTTAAGGACCCTTGGTAGTTTGTATCCCTGGGGTCAAGgttataaattataatggtCCTTATCAGAAGATGCCATCAACTTTTGCGGAATTTGCTGTTTTATCTGTCTCCACATGTAATTCTTCCAGTGGATAATAGTGGGACTGGCACGTGGCAAAAGTTCATCCACTGCTGACAATTCTATTGTGTATCTCAGTTCAAAAATCAAACATCATCAAGCTTCTCTTTGGGAATCTATGGCTTCTGCTCTGCTTTCTCCAGCTGCAAGTGTTCATTCTAagtctctttctctctcctccactaAACCCATCAACCAAACCCATTTCTTTTCCTATATTAACCGTCCCAAAAGAATCAATGTTAAGTGCAATGCATTTCCAGAGAGTATAATAGAAGGCGTGACAGATAATGCGGCTTCTCTACCGATAATTGGTTCTGGTTTTGTAGAAATACAGAAGATTGCTGATACTTTGCCGGAGTCTGAGAAGTGGGGAATCGCGGTGTTTGCTGGTTTGGCTTGGATATACTTGACTGCAAGGCCTGGAGTGCTTATTGGAGCAATTGATGCATACATTTTAGCTCCTTTGCAACTGGGTTTTGATACCTTGATAGGCAGAAGGAGATTAAAGAGGTCTGATTTTTTAATTACTGATAAGATAGGTGAGGGTTCCTTTGGTGTGGTTTATTCTGGGGTGGTTGTGCCGAAAAGCGTAAATGTGGAAGTAAATCTGCCCAAGAGGAGCATGGCAAAGATGATTGAATCTGACAAGAGATTCAAGGAAAAGGTTATACTAAAGCAGGTAAAATATCCCATTTCTTATTAGCATTTTTTCAACAGGTTAGCTATACGCTTTAAGAGTTAAGACATGGAAACTAGCAGCAGTCAATTTAGCAGAAAGCCGGAAACCATTGTTTCTTGTCAGCATCAGTATTGTCTACTAGGTTTTAGAGAGttatgttctttacatttttcaTCTGTTAGGTAAAGATTGGAGTTGAAGGAGCTAAAGAATGCGGTGATTTTGAGGAGTGGTTTAATTACAGGCTATCAAGAGCTGCTCCAGATAGCTGTGCAGAATTTCTTGGAAGCTTTATATCTGACAAAACAAATTCACAGTATACAAAAGGTGGAAAGTGTCTTGTTTGGAAATTTGAGGTATTCCCTGGCAACCGAAAAAAGCTTTATTTGCAAACTTTTGCTAATTAGATAACAATACTTTGTGACCAGGGAGATCAAGACCTTGCGGATTACATGAAAGACCGTAGCTTTCCTTTAAATTTAGAGAACATCATGTTTGGTCGGGTGTTGGAAGGTGTGGACTCTCTTGAGCGCAATGCATTGATCATCAAGCAAATAATGAGACAGATAATCACTTCTTTAAAGAAAATACATGACACTGGTATTGTTCATCGGGATGTTAAACCAGCAAACTTAGTGGTGACCAAGAAAGGACAGATCAAGCTAATAGATTTTGGGGCTGCAGCTGATCTTCGAATAGGGAAGAACTATGTTCCAGATCGTGGTTTGCTGGACCCTGACTACTGCCCTCCTGAACTGTATGTACTCCCAGAGGAAACCCCAAGGCCGCCTCCAGAGCCTATTGCTGCATTACTCTCTCCTTTCCTATGGCAGGTACTTGAAATTTGCAAGATAAACTTAATTGCTAAGTTTTTGGTGTAGAACTGACACTTGGTTGACAAAACCTGTGGCTGTGGAGAATTTTCGTCATTTCTGATATAGATTCTAAAATCTCATAATTAGATGCTGAAATTAGGATGGTTCCATGTTTCTGCAGTGGCTCTTTTAGTTACTACGAGTAAGTAATTACAGTAATCATATCTCTTCAATACAAACAAAGGTATGTCGGTTTTCTTTCTGGGAGCCTAGAGACACCGGGCATTGTTCTTTTCACCTTATGAAAAGTTAAAAGAACTATCAGACCAGATCCAAAATTCAGATATGGGCTACCCTAGTTCAATTCACAATTAACTAGTTAGATGAGggttaataagttcagataagggcTAATACATTCAGATAGAACATAAAGAATCCTAAAATGCTCGAACAGAGTGATGGTTCTAAGATTGCCTTTTATCCTACTTGTTTCCATTTGCCATAGTTGTCAAAATTCTTCCCCTGAGCTTTTATTATTATACTTGCTATATGATAATGCTAATATCTACCGCATGGGGTTTGCAGTTCAATAGCCCTGATCTATTTGACATGTATTCAGCTGGGATAGTTCTACTTCAAATGTCTGTACCAAGTCTGAGGTCCACAGCAAGCTTGAAAAATTTCAACTTGGAATTAAGGTCTCAAGGATATGATTTAAACCGGTGGAGGGAACGCACTCGGACAAGGCCTGACCTGAGGATTTTAGACATGGATAAGGGAAGAGGGTGGGATCTTGTGACGAGGCTCATCTCAGAGGGTGGGTCCCTTAGAAGAGGTCGTTTATCAGCTTCTGCTGCTCTTAGACATCCTTATTTCTTGCTTGGTGGTGATCAAGCAGCTGCAGTTCTCTCTAAACTGAGCTTCACCAGATAGTAATCCTTCAGTTTTCTCAAAGCTCCTCTCATTTTTGTAAGTACCATCATCAGCAATATCATCCTACCTATTTCATTTCAAGGTATTCCAATATAAATAGCACAAATAACCAATAGAGTTTTTGTTGAGAGTTTACCTACACTCGTTTGACAGATAACCCTTCCTGAGTCTGTTTTCTGGTCTTCAGTTTTGGAGAACATTAAATAACTTGTTATATCTTTCATGTGTTTACAAACAAGGCAGTTGAAGATAGGTTGGGTGATCGTGCATATGGATGATCGATTGTCCGACATAAACAAGTAAATACAACAAGATAAATGCATAGCTTTGAGGTAGGAGTGTGCATTGGTGTAATTCTACAAAGCCTCATTTAAGTAGAAATGATTTTCTCTTTCCCTCTTTGGGCATAATCATCATATAGTTTTTGATTCTCAAGGAAAATCAAATGAGCTCTGTATGTATGTATATGTACTCAAGCAAGTCTTTTCCTTGCTAAATTTTGACTATTAGATGATCATGTACCTAATGTTTATTGTCTCTTCTTGTGTCAACCTACCAATATCATTTACTTAATGTTTAGTCTCTAATTGTGTTAACCTGCTAATTTTTATTGACCGATAATGTTCTACTGATTTTAATACGGTTTTGATGTACGCAGTCCTCCCaaaacattttgggactaaggctttgttgttgttgttgttgttgttgttgtttgatgTACGCAGTCCTAAGGGCCAAGTATAAGCCTTAAATATAGCATTTCTTAAATGATATGCTTGTATGAGTTTAGGAAATTATGACAAAATCACAAGTTAACTGGTGTTATTAATGTTTAGTTAGGAAACTATGACAAAATCACACGTTAAGCAGTATACACACATGAGCCTTACAAGAAGTAAAATCAACATTGATAATTTCAATCTCCTAACCAAGTTGCCCCAACCTTAGACAACAAGGTCAGAGAAGTGCCTGATCCAGACCAAGCAGCCTCTTCTTGCAACCCCAACGACAGTTCCAACCACATGCCGCACTTATAAGTTCAAGCCTTGCAGAATTAAGAGAAATCATGTCTGTTAAAGATTGGGATTCAGTCAGAACAACAGCATATCCGTCATTCATGTACTCGGTGCCCTCAGGGAAGAGCTGCCAAAGAAGGCTTCCAGCTCCACTTCCACCTTTTTTGGCTGAAATTAGCAAAGCTTTATACACCGTATTATAAATTGTGTCCCTAAAAGAAGAGTTGTACCCAGGATCTTTGGCAGATACACCAAATTCAGAAAATACAACAGGCATCCCAAGTGTCTTCTCAGCATCTTCTATGTGGGCTTGTAACCATGACTGATAGAACTGGAGATGTGCATCAGATATTGATGGTGATATCCTATGTTTGGAAATTTGTTTCCATCAGCACAATATCAAATAaactagtttgttttaagatgGGGAAAATAACAATGTTACTTACCAAGAATCTGCATAAATATGAACAGAAGCAAAATCAACACCTAAAACCTGATGGTTCCTAACAAAGTCAGTTCCCACTTGTGTGGCGTATGTATTTGGATTAACCTGAGCCCTGTCAGGAGTTGAGGTACCATAAAATCCTTCCAACCCTATCTCAAGCAAGTGTTTTGGATCAATGCTTTTCACGTAGGCAGCCATTTCTTGTATCCAAGCCTATGAAAACATGGGAAATGACTTAATTAACATCCACTCGGTCTGAAAAGGTACAGGACACAAGGAATTGGTGAATTAAGCAAACCTGTAGTTTATCGCCAGAAGGATCAGAGGTGCAGCGAGGCTCATTCATCAGCTCCCAAGCGAAAATGGTTGGATCATCTTTATATGTGACATTGGTAAAGGTATTGACTCTGTTTAGAACCATCTACAGTCATATAAGAAAACCATGATATCAGAATACCAGATATTAGAAGAGAACTTTGCAGGCTATAGGAGTTATAAAGAGCTAACCTTGGTATGATTCTTGTAGTAGGTCTTGAGAGTAGCATCAGAGAAGAAGTCATCATCATCGCCCAAATTCAAGCCGGCTTCTTTTCCCCATTTAGCATATTGTGGTTTTCCACCATAGTCATTCCAGTTGTTTACCAAGGATAAAATCAGCCTGATATTGTACTTCTTTGCTTCACTCACAACAAAATCCAAGCCCTGTAACAGACATGGATTTGTTATTATCTACATTCTACTACAGCATTTTTAACTTGTAACAGAATCAAAGGTGAAAAGGACCTTGAAAACATCTTCATCATAGACAGAAGGGGACTTCTGAAGAGCTCGATATTGACCATCGTTAAAAGCCCATGTCCTGCAAACTGATAAACCAACAGAAGATGCCTGCTGAAAGACCTCAGTTACCTTCCCGCGGGTTGACTGATCTGCAGCAAAGACCATAAGCCAGTAGGTGTTGAACCCATTGAAGTAGAAAGGTTTACCATTCACAATGAACTGGTTCCCtttcttctccaccattgtccATGCATCATCGTCCAATTCAGACACCCTAGTCACATATTATGGTAATACCCAGTGTTAGAAGCTGTTTTAAACATTTAAGTACAAACAAAACTAAAAGAAAATTTGTTACAGAGATCTTTTATAGTAGTTGTTTACCCTGCATCAATCCCATTAGCAGGAGCAATTCCACACTCATTATCTGCAGTGATTCCATGCAGCAAGAAAAACGGCATCAGTAAAAAGATAGTGAGGCAATTAATTTTTGTGAGGCTTGCCATATTGTCACACCAAGCCATGTTGCATAAAAGTGGCAtctatatttatttaattttttttactcttGAGGGAAAAGGGAGGAAGATTGCATTACTCTTTGAAGCAAAGTCTGTAAAGATTTCTTAATTTTCTGTTCAAGTGTTTGGTTGTGCTTGCATCACACTTACTAGATTCTGCAAACACAAACTTTACTTATTGCTAATTGCCTAATTGGTAACTTCTGCTTCCATCCATTGTATTTGCACACTATTACTAAACTTGGTGTGGGAAAACTAGGCAATTTGTTAGTTTTCCTGCTTAGAATATTCAGCATTTCATCACTTACTATCGCGTTCCTATACGTACACTTAATGTACTTGTAATATTTCAttttccctctttttttttgctCAATTAATATGGAGTAAAAGAAAAGGAATAATATGTGTATTACATGTTTCTTTTGTCTCTTTTTTCATCTAAAATAAAGTACCAAATATACTTTTCCATTTTCAAATTCAACTTTTTTAAGATTTCTTATCAAGTTGGTCATTCAATGCACAAGAAAATCAACAAAGTAACATATGTATAAGTCATAAAAATAAATGACAAGAAAAATTAGCCAagttgtaaaaaaaattaatccattttttttttgttgttgctgGCCAAAACCAAGGTTTCTTTGGGCTAGTAATAAGTGTTTGGTTATATGATCTTGAGGTTGCAACGTCAAGTTCCACCAAGGTCCATTTGGGGGCAGGGAACGTATTACTTTATCCTCAAAGATTTGTGAAAGATGAGATCTAGTTGGGTCATTGACTATACAcccaaataacaaaacaaaacaaaaaaaaaaacacgaaAATACATGGGATAAACATACCAACATACAATTCAAAATAAGTTATGATAGttactttcaagtttcaagtgaTAAACACTACAAACATGTTAAGGTACCAAGTCTAAGTCACTTGGGATGAAAGGCCAAAAGGCAGAGCCTATCTAGTACTTAGATTGTGACATATAGACATACTAATTGCATTCAATTTGTTGGAAAATTAAAGTCCTTTGCTTCAAAGTGAAAGTGTAGTACATACTATTCAACTCATTTATGAGGACCTTACAATTCACTCTTTAAAATTTGCAAATTTAAGTAATGCTTGCTAACATGAAATAGTGCTAAAATTTACGTAGTAATAACCAATTGAAAAAGGTAGGAATTACCCCAATTACACTGTGCTTGCTCTTCAAGCTTCTTTCTTTAACACAATGCCTAACCATAGTCTAAACTCTAAAGCTAGTCGCTAGGTAGCTAATAGTAACAATGAGTTTGGTAAAAAGCGGTTTAATGAGAAACAATATGAGTAAATTATGAAAACTTGAGAGTTTTAACTTTATTTTGTTTGGTTATTAAAATGATTAAGGTATGAAAAAGAAATATCAACTTCTCAAATACGGAGTAGTGAACATAATTACATACGGAGTATCAATAAAATGACTGGCTAGGATAAACCACatcatattttatatatatgTTACAGAGTAATCAATAAATGTACAAGCCTTCTTAGCTCAGTGGTAGAGCGCGTGGCTTTTAACCACGTGGTCGTGGGTTcgatccccacagacggcgtaaattttgatttttttaaatcCTTTGTTTCCCCCTCGAATCGGGTCGGAATTTAATTTGATTCAAGCTAGACTAAAAACCGAGTTCGTTTTAGCTACTGTAGAATCAAAACTAATCTAATACGGATTagttttttcggatttttcattaAATAACCTTGAGTTTTGGTACAATTCatcaaacgcccatcaagtttggATGATATATAAAATGTCCTTCATAATCCGTATAATACCATTAAATGCCCTCATAATTAACAGACGTTAAGTCGCCGTTAGCATGAGTTTATCATTATACCCTTATTTTCTCTTTGAGCACCATTACCTATCCCTGATCAACCCATTCAACAGTTCAGAAAAAACGCCATCCTTCAACTGCTTCTCTCTCTCCCCCTGTTCTCCCTCCTTCATCCACCATAATGGCATCCATTAGTCAACCAAAAACACATATCTAGAGCAAAGGTACCCCAAACTCAGCAAATCTAGAAGAAACTAGAAAACGAGTATTCGATTTCTTCAAATTTGCCCGCAGATCACTTCCTAAAGT contains:
- the LOC110804337 gene encoding mannan endo-1,4-beta-mannosidase 6 — translated: MPLLCNMAWCDNMASLTKINCLTIFLLMPFFLLHGITADNECGIAPANGIDAGVSELDDDAWTMVEKKGNQFIVNGKPFYFNGFNTYWLMVFAADQSTRGKVTEVFQQASSVGLSVCRTWAFNDGQYRALQKSPSVYDEDVFKGLDFVVSEAKKYNIRLILSLVNNWNDYGGKPQYAKWGKEAGLNLGDDDDFFSDATLKTYYKNHTKMVLNRVNTFTNVTYKDDPTIFAWELMNEPRCTSDPSGDKLQAWIQEMAAYVKSIDPKHLLEIGLEGFYGTSTPDRAQVNPNTYATQVGTDFVRNHQVLGVDFASVHIYADSWISPSISDAHLQFYQSWLQAHIEDAEKTLGMPVVFSEFGVSAKDPGYNSSFRDTIYNTVYKALLISAKKGGSGAGSLLWQLFPEGTEYMNDGYAVVLTESQSLTDMISLNSARLELISAACGWNCRWGCKKRLLGLDQALL
- the LOC110804358 gene encoding serine/threonine-protein kinase STN8, chloroplastic; this translates as MASALLSPAASVHSKSLSLSSTKPINQTHFFSYINRPKRINVKCNAFPESIIEGVTDNAASLPIIGSGFVEIQKIADTLPESEKWGIAVFAGLAWIYLTARPGVLIGAIDAYILAPLQLGFDTLIGRRRLKRSDFLITDKIGEGSFGVVYSGVVVPKSVNVEVNLPKRSMAKMIESDKRFKEKVILKQVKIGVEGAKECGDFEEWFNYRLSRAAPDSCAEFLGSFISDKTNSQYTKGGKCLVWKFEGDQDLADYMKDRSFPLNLENIMFGRVLEGVDSLERNALIIKQIMRQIITSLKKIHDTGIVHRDVKPANLVVTKKGQIKLIDFGAAADLRIGKNYVPDRGLLDPDYCPPELYVLPEETPRPPPEPIAALLSPFLWQFNSPDLFDMYSAGIVLLQMSVPSLRSTASLKNFNLELRSQGYDLNRWRERTRTRPDLRILDMDKGRGWDLVTRLISEGGSLRRGRLSASAALRHPYFLLGGDQAAAVLSKLSFTR